A genome region from Streptomyces xanthophaeus includes the following:
- a CDS encoding winged helix DNA-binding domain-containing protein produces MASRTTHPVLGTRALNRATLARQLLLSRAEMSAGDAVAHLLGLQAQNVKPPYFQLHARLAGFRPAELAGLMESREVVRMVTMRSTIHTHTAHDALTLRPLVQPARDREVAYFRKGLTGVDLDRLAKRARAFVESEPRTMGEIREELLQEWPDADPQSLSVAARCRLPLVQVTPRGVWGRSGQVRLTTVESWLGKPAGAAQPVDEVVLRYLAAFGPASVKDMQTWAGLTRLREAFERLRPGLLVFQDENGVELFDLPGAPRPDADTPAPPRFLPEFDNLLLSHADRTRVVAPEVKGRTWTGNQAHCTLLVDGFLAGLWKLDGRTLTVELFGPVPKAAKEEIVAEGELMVEGMAEEVGQEVGEGGGGGAAVRFGAIKP; encoded by the coding sequence ATGGCTTCCAGGACGACACACCCCGTACTCGGTACCCGCGCTCTGAACCGTGCCACGCTCGCCCGCCAGTTGCTGCTGAGCCGCGCCGAGATGTCCGCGGGGGACGCCGTCGCGCACCTGCTCGGGCTGCAGGCGCAGAACGTGAAGCCGCCCTACTTCCAGCTGCACGCCCGGCTCGCCGGCTTCCGGCCCGCCGAGCTGGCCGGGCTCATGGAATCCCGCGAGGTCGTCCGGATGGTCACCATGCGGTCCACGATCCACACGCACACCGCCCATGACGCCCTGACCCTCAGGCCCCTCGTCCAGCCCGCCCGCGACCGCGAGGTCGCCTACTTCCGCAAGGGGCTCACGGGGGTGGACCTGGACCGGCTCGCGAAGCGCGCCCGCGCCTTCGTCGAGAGCGAGCCGCGCACCATGGGCGAGATCCGGGAGGAACTGCTCCAGGAATGGCCCGACGCCGACCCGCAGTCCCTCTCCGTCGCCGCCCGCTGCCGGCTGCCGCTGGTCCAGGTCACCCCTCGTGGGGTGTGGGGGCGCAGCGGTCAGGTCCGGCTCACGACCGTCGAGAGCTGGCTCGGGAAGCCCGCCGGTGCGGCGCAGCCCGTGGACGAGGTCGTGCTGCGCTACCTCGCCGCCTTCGGGCCGGCCTCCGTCAAGGACATGCAGACCTGGGCCGGCCTGACCCGGCTGCGCGAGGCCTTCGAGCGGCTGCGCCCGGGCCTCCTCGTCTTCCAGGACGAGAACGGCGTGGAGCTCTTCGACCTACCCGGCGCCCCCCGCCCCGACGCGGACACCCCGGCGCCGCCGCGCTTCCTGCCGGAGTTCGACAATCTGCTGCTCTCGCACGCAGACCGCACCCGCGTGGTCGCCCCCGAGGTCAAGGGGCGCACGTGGACCGGGAACCAGGCCCACTGCACCCTGCTCGTGGACGGGTTCCTCGCCGGCCTGTGGAAGCTGGACGGGCGGACGCTCACCGTCGAGCTGTTCGGCCCGGTCCCGAAGGCGGCGAAGGAGGAGATCGTCGCCGAGGGGGAGCTGATGGTGGAAGGGATGGCAGAAGAGGTGGGACAAGAGGTGGGTGAAGGCGGTGGGGGTGGTGCGGCGGTGCGGTTCGGGGCGATCAAACCCTGA
- a CDS encoding magnesium and cobalt transport protein CorA, protein MPERPDRRPSPSAAKRTGWRRPATPAAPAPPAGPPTGSQPAPAAPAPPNHRSVIDSAVYRDGRRIASPATLAETFRQLREEPDGMAWIGLHRPTEPELHSLAAEFNLHELAVEDALEAHQRPKLERYGDTLFVVLRAARYLDAQEEVDFAELHVFVGPDFLITVRHGGAPDLSAVRRRMEGNPGLLSLGPEAALYAILDAVVDGYAPVVEGVQTDIDEIETEVFRGDPAVSRRIYELSREMVEFQRATRPLVGMLHGLMAGFAKYGTDEELQRYLRDVADHVTHTSERVDGFRQALTEILTVNATLVSQQQNAEMRALAEAGFEQNEEIKKISAWAAILFAPTLVGTIYGMNFEAMPELRWALGYPFAVALMAAVCVSLYLIFKRRDWL, encoded by the coding sequence ATGCCGGAGCGCCCAGACCGCCGCCCGTCGCCGTCCGCCGCGAAGCGCACGGGTTGGCGACGCCCCGCCACCCCGGCCGCCCCCGCCCCACCGGCGGGGCCGCCGACCGGCTCGCAGCCCGCACCGGCGGCCCCCGCTCCGCCGAACCACCGCAGCGTGATCGACTCGGCCGTCTACCGCGACGGCCGCCGGATCGCCTCCCCCGCCACCCTCGCCGAGACCTTCCGGCAACTACGCGAGGAGCCCGACGGGATGGCCTGGATCGGCCTGCACCGTCCGACGGAGCCCGAACTCCACTCCCTGGCGGCCGAGTTCAACCTCCATGAACTCGCCGTGGAGGACGCCCTGGAGGCCCACCAGCGCCCCAAGCTGGAGCGCTACGGAGACACCCTCTTCGTCGTCCTGCGCGCCGCCCGCTACCTCGACGCCCAGGAGGAGGTCGACTTCGCCGAGCTCCACGTCTTCGTCGGCCCGGACTTCCTGATCACGGTCCGCCACGGCGGCGCCCCGGACCTCTCCGCAGTCCGCCGCCGGATGGAGGGCAACCCGGGGCTCCTCTCCCTCGGCCCGGAGGCGGCCCTGTACGCCATCCTCGACGCGGTGGTCGACGGCTACGCCCCGGTCGTCGAGGGCGTCCAGACCGACATCGACGAGATCGAGACGGAGGTTTTCCGCGGCGACCCGGCGGTCTCCCGCCGCATCTACGAACTCTCCCGCGAAATGGTCGAGTTCCAGCGCGCCACCCGCCCCCTGGTGGGCATGCTCCACGGTCTGATGGCGGGCTTCGCGAAGTACGGCACGGACGAGGAACTCCAGCGCTACCTCCGCGACGTGGCGGACCACGTGACCCACACGAGCGAACGCGTCGACGGCTTCCGCCAGGCCCTCACGGAAATCCTCACGGTCAACGCCACCCTGGTCTCCCAACAACAGAACGCCGAAATGCGCGCCCTGGCCGAGGCCGGCTTCGAACAGAACGAGGAAATCAAGAAGATCTCCGCCTGGGCCGCCATCCTCTTCGCCCCCACACTGGTCGGCACCATCTACGGCATGAACTTCGAAGCCATGCCAGAGCTGCGCTGGGCGCTCGGATACCCCTTCGCAGTTGCCCTGATGGCGGCAGTTTGCGTCAGTCTGTACCTCATTTTCAAACGCCGGGACTGGCTCTAG
- the gcl gene encoding glyoxylate carboligase, producing the protein MPRMTAAAAAVEILKLEGVEQAFGVPGAAINPFYRELKNVGGIAHTLARHVEGASHMAEGYTRAKAGNIGVCIGTSGPAGTDMITGLYSAIADSIPILCITGQAPVSKLHKEDFQAVDIASIAKPVTKKATTVLEAAQVPGVFQEAFHLMRSGRPGPVLIDLPIDVQLTEIEFDPATYAPLPVYKPQATRAQAAKALQFLLESERPLIVAGGGIINADASDLLVEFAELTGVPVISTLMGWGTIPDDHELAAGMVGVQTAHRYGNATFLESDFVFGIGNRWANRHTGYNLDAYTKGRKFVHVDIEPTQLGKIFAPDFGIASDAKAALELFIEIAKELKAEGKLPDFSAWAASAQDRKATLQRRTHFDNIPLKPQRVYEEMNKAFGPETRYVTTIGLSQIAAAQFLHVYRPRNWINCGQAGPLGWTIPAAIGAATAEPETPIVALSGDYDFQFMIEELAVAAQHKVPYVHVLVNNAYLGLIRQAQGGLGINFEVNLEFENINTPELGVYGVDHVKVAEGLGVKAIRVTDPDKLGEAFEEAKKLAQEFQVPVVVEAILERITNIAMSKTVDMSDVTEFEELATEPGHAPTAIKALQV; encoded by the coding sequence ATGCCTCGTATGACAGCCGCCGCCGCTGCAGTGGAGATCCTCAAGCTCGAGGGTGTCGAACAAGCGTTCGGTGTCCCCGGTGCTGCGATCAACCCCTTCTACCGCGAGCTCAAGAACGTGGGCGGCATCGCGCACACCCTCGCCCGCCACGTCGAGGGCGCTTCGCACATGGCCGAGGGCTACACGCGGGCCAAGGCGGGCAACATCGGTGTCTGCATCGGTACTTCGGGCCCGGCCGGCACCGACATGATCACCGGCCTGTACTCGGCGATCGCGGACTCGATCCCGATCCTCTGCATCACCGGTCAGGCCCCGGTCTCGAAGCTCCACAAGGAGGACTTCCAGGCCGTCGACATCGCCTCGATCGCCAAGCCGGTCACCAAGAAGGCCACGACCGTCCTGGAGGCCGCGCAGGTCCCCGGCGTGTTCCAGGAGGCCTTCCACCTGATGCGCTCCGGCCGTCCGGGCCCGGTCCTGATCGACCTCCCGATCGACGTCCAGCTGACCGAGATCGAGTTCGACCCGGCCACCTACGCGCCGCTGCCGGTCTACAAGCCGCAGGCCACCCGCGCCCAGGCCGCCAAGGCCCTGCAGTTCCTGCTGGAGTCCGAGCGCCCGCTGATCGTCGCCGGCGGCGGCATCATCAACGCCGACGCCTCCGACCTGCTGGTCGAGTTCGCCGAGCTGACGGGCGTCCCCGTCATCTCCACCCTGATGGGCTGGGGCACCATCCCGGACGACCACGAGCTGGCCGCCGGCATGGTCGGTGTGCAGACCGCGCACCGCTACGGCAACGCGACGTTCCTGGAGTCGGACTTCGTCTTCGGCATCGGCAACCGCTGGGCCAACCGTCACACCGGTTACAACCTGGACGCCTACACCAAGGGCCGCAAGTTCGTCCACGTCGACATCGAGCCCACGCAGCTCGGCAAGATCTTCGCCCCGGACTTCGGCATCGCCTCCGACGCCAAGGCCGCGCTGGAGCTCTTCATCGAGATCGCCAAGGAACTCAAGGCCGAGGGCAAGCTGCCGGACTTCTCCGCCTGGGCCGCCTCGGCGCAGGACCGCAAGGCGACCCTGCAGCGCCGTACGCACTTCGACAACATCCCCCTGAAGCCGCAGCGCGTCTACGAGGAGATGAACAAGGCGTTCGGCCCCGAGACCCGCTACGTCACCACCATCGGCCTCTCCCAGATCGCGGCGGCGCAGTTCCTGCACGTCTACCGCCCGCGCAACTGGATCAACTGCGGCCAGGCCGGCCCGCTCGGCTGGACCATCCCGGCCGCCATCGGTGCCGCCACCGCGGAGCCGGAGACCCCGATCGTCGCGCTGTCCGGCGACTACGACTTCCAGTTCATGATCGAGGAGCTGGCGGTCGCCGCCCAGCACAAGGTCCCCTACGTCCACGTCCTCGTGAACAACGCCTACCTGGGTCTGATCCGCCAGGCGCAGGGTGGCCTCGGCATCAACTTCGAGGTCAACCTCGAGTTCGAGAACATCAACACCCCCGAGCTGGGTGTCTACGGCGTCGACCACGTCAAGGTCGCCGAGGGCCTGGGCGTCAAGGCCATCCGCGTCACCGACCCGGACAAGCTGGGCGAGGCCTTCGAGGAGGCCAAGAAGCTGGCCCAGGAGTTCCAGGTCCCGGTCGTCGTCGAGGCCATCCTGGAGCGCATCACGAACATCGCGATGAGCAAGACGGTCGACATGAGCGACGTCACCGAGTTCGAAGAGCTCGCGACCGAGCCGGGCCACGCCCCGACCGCGATCAAGGCCCTGCAGGTCTGA
- a CDS encoding AMP-binding protein, translated as MTTESTQDDATARFLAARDFLLERRGDYEAAHAGFTWPRPHRFNWALDWFDHIAAGNDADALRIVEEDGSSQSLTFAELAVRSGAAANWLREQGVAPGDRILVMLGNQRELWEVMLGAMKLRAVVIPATPLLGPADLRDRVGRGQVRHVIARALDTAKFDEVPGNYTRIAAGEQVPDGWLQLADMAAADGDFTPDGETLATDPLMLYFTSGTTDRPKLVEHTHASYPIGHLSTMYWLGLRPGDVHLNIASPGWAKHAWSNLFAPWNAGATVFVHNYTRFDAERLMAEMDRHGVTTFCAPPTVWRMLIQSDLTKLARPPREAVAAGEPLNPEVIERVRAAWGVTIRDGFGQTETTLQVGNFPGVPVKPGSMGRPAPGYEIVLLDPVTGKESADEGELCVDLRTRPAGVTTGYRDDPQRTAEAMADGLYRTGDIAARDADGYLTYVGRSDDVFKASDYKISPFELESALLEHEAVAEAAVVPAPDELRLAVPKAYVTLAGGWEPGPETARVLFEHSRAVLSPYKRIRRIEFAELPKTVSGKIRRVELRELTAAGSAEEYHEADLD; from the coding sequence ATGACGACCGAGAGTACGCAGGACGACGCCACCGCCCGGTTCCTGGCCGCCCGGGACTTCCTGCTGGAACGCCGCGGCGACTACGAGGCCGCCCACGCCGGGTTCACCTGGCCCCGCCCCCACCGCTTCAACTGGGCTCTGGACTGGTTCGACCACATCGCCGCCGGGAACGACGCCGACGCCCTGCGCATCGTCGAGGAGGACGGCAGCAGCCAGAGCCTCACCTTCGCGGAGCTCGCCGTACGCTCGGGCGCCGCCGCGAACTGGCTCCGCGAGCAGGGCGTCGCGCCCGGCGACCGGATCCTGGTCATGCTCGGCAACCAGCGCGAGCTGTGGGAGGTGATGCTCGGCGCGATGAAACTGCGCGCCGTCGTCATCCCGGCCACCCCGCTGCTCGGCCCGGCCGACCTGCGCGACCGGGTCGGACGCGGCCAGGTGCGCCACGTCATCGCACGCGCCCTGGACACGGCCAAGTTCGACGAGGTGCCCGGAAACTACACCCGGATCGCCGCCGGGGAGCAGGTTCCCGACGGCTGGCTGCAGCTCGCGGACATGGCGGCCGCCGACGGCGATTTCACGCCGGACGGCGAGACCCTCGCCACCGACCCGCTCATGCTGTACTTCACCTCCGGCACCACCGACCGCCCCAAGCTCGTCGAGCACACGCACGCCTCGTACCCCATCGGGCACCTCTCCACCATGTACTGGCTCGGGCTGCGCCCCGGCGACGTGCACCTCAACATCGCCTCGCCCGGCTGGGCCAAGCACGCCTGGTCCAACCTCTTCGCCCCCTGGAACGCCGGCGCGACCGTCTTCGTCCACAACTACACGCGCTTCGACGCCGAACGGCTGATGGCCGAGATGGACCGGCACGGCGTGACCACCTTCTGCGCCCCGCCCACCGTGTGGCGGATGCTGATCCAGTCCGACCTCACCAAGCTGGCCAGGCCCCCGCGCGAGGCCGTCGCCGCCGGGGAGCCGCTCAACCCGGAGGTCATCGAGCGGGTCCGCGCGGCCTGGGGCGTCACCATCCGCGACGGCTTCGGCCAGACCGAGACCACCCTCCAGGTCGGGAACTTCCCCGGGGTGCCCGTCAAGCCCGGCTCCATGGGCCGGCCGGCACCCGGCTACGAGATCGTCCTGCTGGACCCGGTCACCGGCAAGGAGTCCGCCGACGAGGGCGAGCTCTGTGTGGACCTGCGCACCCGGCCCGCAGGGGTGACCACCGGCTACCGCGACGATCCGCAGCGCACGGCCGAGGCCATGGCGGACGGGCTCTACCGCACCGGTGACATCGCGGCGCGCGACGCCGACGGGTACCTCACCTACGTCGGGCGCTCCGACGACGTGTTCAAGGCCTCGGACTACAAGATCAGCCCGTTCGAGCTGGAGAGCGCCCTGCTGGAGCACGAGGCGGTGGCCGAGGCCGCCGTCGTCCCGGCCCCCGACGAGCTGCGGCTCGCGGTCCCGAAGGCGTACGTCACCCTCGCGGGCGGCTGGGAGCCCGGGCCGGAGACGGCCCGGGTGCTGTTCGAGCACTCCCGCGCGGTGCTGTCCCCGTACAAGCGGATCCGCCGCATCGAGTTCGCCGAGCTCCCGAAGACCGTGTCCGGCAAGATCCGCCGGGTGGAGCTGCGGGAGCTCACCGCGGCCGGGTCGGCGGAGGAGTACCACGAGGCCGACCTGGACTGA
- a CDS encoding peptidoglycan-binding protein — translation MTPVTSDRTPDDQAGRSDRADGADRADHADPTTPPGMRARRRRRRGTTITITVAVVALAAAGVGTAGVLLPGGGDSAGESGDTLPPATAGVLRQTLKDTRSADAQLGYGPAQAATGRLPGTLTLLPKSGTEITRGKALYGVDNQPVVLLYGSLPAYRTLENGAKGADVRQLEENLSALGYTGFTPDEEYTDATAKAVERWQGSLGLKKTGTVELGRVVFTPDAIRVAGLEAEPGDQTGPGQKVLSYTGTAKAVTAELDAADQRLATQGTPVDVMLPDGVVVQGAIAEVSSVSKPAEGQKKAETKIKVVVGLKDDKAREAVRAYDQAGVHVVFTADTRKDVLTVPVSALLALAEGGFGVEVVEGPTSKYVPVTTGLFADGRVEISGGDISEGIKVGMPK, via the coding sequence ATGACTCCGGTGACGAGCGACCGGACCCCCGACGATCAGGCGGGGCGCTCGGACCGGGCGGACGGCGCGGACCGGGCGGACCACGCGGATCCGACGACGCCACCGGGGATGCGTGCACGACGCCGCCGGCGGCGCGGTACGACGATCACGATCACGGTCGCCGTCGTCGCCCTGGCCGCGGCGGGCGTGGGCACCGCGGGCGTACTCCTCCCCGGTGGCGGCGACTCCGCGGGCGAATCGGGGGACACGCTCCCGCCCGCGACGGCCGGCGTGCTGCGACAGACACTCAAGGACACCAGGAGCGCCGACGCACAACTGGGCTACGGCCCGGCACAGGCCGCGACCGGCCGGCTTCCCGGCACGCTCACCCTGCTGCCCAAGTCAGGCACGGAGATCACCCGCGGCAAGGCCCTGTACGGGGTGGACAACCAGCCCGTGGTGCTGCTGTACGGGTCGCTGCCGGCCTATCGCACCCTGGAGAACGGGGCGAAGGGGGCGGATGTGAGGCAGTTGGAGGAGAATCTCAGCGCGCTCGGCTACACCGGATTCACCCCCGATGAGGAGTACACCGATGCCACCGCGAAAGCGGTCGAGCGATGGCAGGGCAGCCTCGGCCTGAAGAAGACCGGGACCGTCGAGCTCGGGCGGGTCGTGTTCACCCCCGACGCGATCCGGGTCGCCGGCCTGGAGGCGGAGCCGGGGGATCAGACCGGGCCGGGTCAGAAGGTGCTGTCGTACACCGGCACCGCCAAGGCCGTCACCGCCGAACTGGACGCCGCCGACCAGCGGCTGGCCACACAGGGCACTCCCGTCGACGTCATGCTCCCGGACGGCGTCGTCGTCCAGGGCGCCATCGCCGAGGTCTCCAGCGTGTCCAAGCCCGCCGAGGGCCAGAAGAAGGCGGAGACCAAGATCAAAGTGGTCGTCGGGCTCAAGGACGACAAGGCCCGTGAGGCGGTCCGCGCCTACGACCAGGCCGGCGTGCACGTGGTCTTCACGGCCGACACCCGCAAAGACGTCCTGACCGTGCCGGTCTCCGCGCTGCTCGCCCTCGCCGAGGGCGGCTTCGGCGTGGAAGTGGTCGAGGGACCGACCTCGAAGTACGTCCCGGTCACCACGGGACTGTTCGCCGACGGGCGGGTGGAGATCTCCGGCGGCGACATCTCCGAAGGCATCAAGGTGGGGATGCCGAAGTGA
- a CDS encoding glutathione peroxidase, giving the protein MSLYDIPLTTLSDEPTSLAAHKGKAILLVNTASQCGLTPQYSGLARLQFAYEEKGFTVIGVPCNQFGEQEPGNAEDIQTFCAAGFGVTFPILEKSEVNGENRHPLYAELVKTPDADGEAGDVQWNFEKFLISPAGEVVARFRPRTEPEAPEVIAAIEAHLPA; this is encoded by the coding sequence ATGAGCCTGTACGACATCCCGTTGACCACCCTGTCCGACGAGCCCACCAGCCTCGCCGCCCACAAGGGCAAGGCGATCCTCCTGGTGAACACCGCCTCGCAGTGCGGGCTCACCCCGCAGTACTCGGGACTGGCCCGCCTGCAGTTCGCGTACGAGGAGAAGGGCTTCACCGTCATCGGCGTGCCCTGCAACCAGTTCGGTGAGCAGGAGCCCGGCAACGCCGAGGACATCCAGACCTTCTGCGCGGCCGGTTTCGGCGTGACCTTCCCGATCCTGGAGAAGTCCGAGGTCAACGGCGAGAACCGGCACCCCCTCTACGCGGAGCTGGTGAAGACCCCGGACGCGGACGGCGAGGCCGGGGACGTCCAGTGGAACTTCGAGAAGTTCCTGATCTCCCCCGCCGGCGAGGTCGTGGCCCGCTTCCGCCCGCGCACCGAGCCGGAGGCCCCCGAGGTCATCGCCGCGATCGAGGCGCACCTGCCCGCGTAG
- a CDS encoding ABC transporter permease, producing the protein MRPADVVGVGAVGLRTRPMRAFLSALGIAIGVAAMVAVVGVSSSSRAELDRALAALGTNLLTVAPGDTLTGGTAQLPPTAEEMISRIRPVTAKSSIGRLGDTDVFRTDKIPRTDNGGITAYAARTDLPATTGAKLRSGAWLNAATSRYPTTVLGAQAAERLGIGHARPDTRVLIGGRWFTVIGILEPVPLAPELDAAALIGWPAAETVLRFDGRPTTVYVRSADADVESVRSVLGATANPQAPNEVKVSRPSDALAAKQAAGKAFTGLLLGLGAVALLVGGVGVANTMVISVLERRAEIGLRRSLGATRGQIRAQFLAESLLLSTLGGAGGALLGTAVTAGYALCQDWPAVIPPWAVLGGMAANLAIGALAGLYPALRASRLSPTEALAAP; encoded by the coding sequence ATGAGGCCTGCCGACGTGGTCGGAGTAGGCGCGGTGGGCCTGCGTACCCGCCCGATGAGGGCCTTCCTCTCCGCGCTGGGCATTGCCATCGGCGTCGCTGCCATGGTCGCGGTGGTCGGTGTTTCCTCGTCCTCCCGCGCCGAACTCGACCGCGCCCTGGCCGCACTGGGCACCAACCTGCTCACCGTCGCCCCGGGCGACACCCTGACCGGCGGCACAGCCCAGCTTCCGCCCACCGCCGAGGAGATGATCTCCCGCATCCGCCCGGTGACCGCGAAGTCGTCCATCGGCAGACTCGGCGATACCGACGTCTTCCGCACCGACAAGATCCCCAGGACGGACAACGGCGGCATCACCGCCTACGCCGCCCGCACCGACCTGCCCGCCACCACCGGCGCGAAGCTCCGTAGCGGCGCCTGGCTCAATGCCGCGACCAGCAGGTATCCCACCACCGTGCTCGGAGCCCAGGCTGCCGAGCGCCTTGGCATCGGCCACGCCCGTCCGGACACCCGCGTGCTGATCGGCGGCCGGTGGTTCACCGTCATCGGCATCCTCGAACCGGTCCCACTCGCCCCCGAACTGGACGCCGCAGCTCTCATCGGCTGGCCGGCCGCCGAAACCGTACTGCGCTTCGACGGCCGTCCCACCACCGTCTACGTCCGCAGCGCCGACGCCGATGTCGAATCGGTCCGGTCGGTGCTCGGCGCCACCGCCAACCCCCAGGCCCCCAACGAGGTCAAGGTGTCGCGGCCCTCCGACGCCCTGGCCGCCAAGCAGGCCGCGGGCAAGGCCTTTACGGGACTACTGCTCGGCCTGGGCGCGGTGGCCCTGCTCGTCGGCGGCGTCGGCGTGGCCAACACCATGGTCATCTCGGTCCTGGAGCGCCGCGCCGAAATCGGTCTCCGGCGCTCACTGGGCGCCACCCGGGGACAGATCCGCGCCCAGTTCCTCGCCGAATCCCTGCTGCTGTCCACCCTCGGCGGCGCCGGCGGAGCACTCCTCGGAACCGCCGTGACCGCCGGATACGCCCTCTGCCAGGACTGGCCCGCGGTCATACCCCCGTGGGCGGTGCTGGGCGGCATGGCCGCAAACCTGGCCATCGGCGCCCTGGCCGGCCTCTATCCGGCCCTCCGCGCCTCCCGCCTGTCACCCACGGAAGCCCTGGCCGCCCCGTAG
- a CDS encoding response regulator transcription factor, producing MRLLVAEDEMLLADAIAEWLREETHAVDIAYDGAAALERTDVNDYDVIILDRDLPLVHGDEVCARLVASGRPARVLMLTAAGEVTDRVAGLSLGADDYLTKPFAFPELAARVLALGRRSRPAAPPVLRRSGIALDPARREVFRDHRYVPLAKKEFAVLTELLRAEGAAVPTEHLLEKAWDENTDPFTGAVRLTLLKLRRKLGDPPVIETVTGVGYRIP from the coding sequence ATGCGGCTCCTGGTGGCGGAGGACGAGATGCTGCTGGCCGACGCGATCGCGGAATGGCTGCGCGAGGAGACCCACGCGGTCGACATCGCCTACGACGGTGCCGCGGCGCTGGAGCGGACCGACGTCAACGACTACGACGTGATCATCCTGGACCGCGACCTTCCGCTGGTGCACGGCGACGAGGTCTGCGCCCGGCTCGTCGCCTCCGGCCGCCCGGCACGGGTGCTGATGCTGACCGCCGCCGGCGAGGTCACCGACCGCGTCGCCGGGCTGTCCCTCGGCGCCGACGACTACCTCACCAAGCCCTTCGCCTTCCCCGAGCTCGCCGCCCGGGTCCTCGCACTCGGTCGGCGCTCCCGCCCGGCCGCACCGCCGGTGCTCCGCCGCAGCGGCATCGCACTGGATCCGGCCCGCCGCGAGGTGTTCCGCGACCACCGCTACGTGCCGCTGGCGAAGAAGGAATTCGCCGTCCTGACGGAGCTGCTGCGCGCCGAAGGAGCCGCGGTCCCCACCGAACACCTGCTGGAGAAGGCGTGGGACGAAAACACCGACCCCTTCACCGGGGCGGTCCGCCTCACCCTGCTCAAGCTGCGCCGCAAGCTCGGCGACCCACCCGTCATCGAGACCGTCACGGGCGTGGGGTACCGCATTCCGTGA
- a CDS encoding ABC transporter ATP-binding protein, with protein MITLTDVTKTYPGGVTALGGVSLAIDSSELVAIVGPSGSGKSTMLNLLGTLDRPTTGGVHLDGHDVGALSDTELSALRASRIGFVFQQFHLAAGTSALANVADGLLYSGLRPAERRRRAAAVLRRVGLGHRMDHEPHELSGGERQRVAIARAVAGEPALLLADEPTGALDSVSGQAVMRLLHELHACGTTVVIITHDRELAASLPRQVHMRDGRVVDDTLRREAPVPREAPVPEASR; from the coding sequence GTGATCACCCTGACGGATGTGACCAAGACCTATCCGGGCGGGGTCACCGCACTCGGCGGTGTCTCGCTGGCCATCGACAGCAGTGAACTCGTCGCCATCGTCGGACCGTCCGGCTCCGGCAAGTCCACGATGCTGAACCTGCTCGGCACCCTCGACCGCCCCACCACCGGTGGTGTACACCTCGACGGCCACGACGTCGGCGCACTGTCCGACACCGAGCTGTCCGCCCTGCGCGCCTCCCGGATCGGGTTCGTCTTCCAGCAGTTCCACCTCGCCGCCGGTACGTCGGCACTGGCCAACGTGGCTGACGGACTGCTCTACTCCGGGCTGCGGCCCGCCGAGCGGCGGCGGCGTGCGGCGGCGGTACTGCGCCGGGTCGGCCTCGGCCACCGCATGGACCACGAGCCACACGAACTGTCCGGTGGCGAGCGCCAGCGCGTGGCCATCGCCCGGGCCGTGGCGGGCGAGCCGGCGCTGCTGCTGGCGGACGAGCCGACCGGCGCCCTGGACTCGGTGTCAGGGCAGGCGGTGATGCGGCTGCTGCACGAACTCCACGCCTGTGGCACCACCGTCGTGATCATCACCCACGACCGCGAGCTCGCCGCGTCCCTGCCACGGCAGGTCCACATGCGCGACGGCCGAGTGGTCGACGACACGCTCCGGCGTGAGGCTCCCGTACCGCGCGAGGCCCCCGTACCGGAGGCGAGCCGATGA